One genomic segment of Streptomyces sp. RKND-216 includes these proteins:
- a CDS encoding glycosyltransferase 87 family protein, whose product MADVQVYRAEGAAALRGHGLYDFTVTEWELPATYPPFAALLFVPLALLPAAGAKLAFLAGNLALLALLVHLSARLAGRSVTPPALAALTGAALWLEPVFQTMAFGQVNLALACLVLWDLGRPDGARGKGLAVGLAAGIKLTPAIFAVYLLLTGRPRAACAAFGGFCGTVLAGAFFLPGDSVVFWTDRLFETGRVGTAWIVDNQSVQGAVARVLHDADPGPLWMLPAAAVAGTGLWLGRRLCLRGGPPGGVGDPAWGVTCGGAARGDAWGLLCVALTALLVSPISWTHHWVWCVPLLALLWGRRVLCAAVAAVFAARTMWLVPRDGDLDLRGPWWVQPFTSPYVCLGLAILALLAVLARRRGVTTR is encoded by the coding sequence ATGGCCGACGTGCAGGTCTACCGGGCCGAGGGCGCGGCGGCACTGCGCGGCCACGGTCTGTACGACTTCACGGTCACCGAGTGGGAACTGCCCGCCACCTACCCGCCGTTCGCGGCGCTGCTCTTCGTCCCGCTCGCGCTCCTGCCGGCGGCCGGGGCGAAGCTCGCGTTCCTCGCCGGAAACCTGGCCCTGCTCGCGCTGCTCGTCCACCTCTCGGCACGGCTCGCGGGGCGGTCGGTCACGCCGCCGGCGCTGGCCGCGCTGACCGGGGCGGCGCTGTGGCTGGAGCCGGTCTTCCAGACCATGGCGTTCGGGCAGGTCAACCTCGCGCTGGCGTGCCTGGTGCTGTGGGACCTCGGACGGCCGGACGGCGCTCGCGGCAAGGGCCTCGCCGTCGGCCTGGCCGCCGGGATCAAGCTCACGCCGGCGATCTTCGCCGTGTACCTGCTGCTGACGGGGCGGCCCCGGGCCGCGTGCGCCGCCTTCGGCGGCTTCTGCGGCACGGTGCTGGCCGGGGCGTTCTTCCTGCCCGGTGACAGCGTCGTCTTCTGGACCGACCGGCTCTTCGAGACCGGCCGGGTGGGCACGGCGTGGATCGTCGACAACCAGTCCGTGCAGGGGGCGGTGGCGCGCGTGCTGCACGACGCCGACCCCGGCCCGCTGTGGATGCTGCCCGCGGCCGCGGTGGCCGGGACCGGTCTGTGGCTGGGCCGCCGCCTGTGCCTGCGGGGCGGGCCCCCCGGCGGAGTCGGCGACCCGGCGTGGGGTGTGACATGCGGTGGGGCGGCGCGCGGCGACGCGTGGGGGCTGCTGTGCGTCGCCCTCACGGCCCTCCTGGTGTCGCCCATCAGCTGGACGCACCACTGGGTGTGGTGCGTGCCGCTGCTGGCGCTGCTGTGGGGACGCCGGGTGCTCTGCGCCGCGGTGGCGGCCGTGTTCGCCGCCCGCACCATGTGGCTGGTGCCCCGGGACGGGGACCTCGACCTGCGCGGGCCCTGGTGGGTACAGCCGTTCACCTCGCCGTACGTCTGCCTCGGTCTCGCCATCCTCGCCCTGCTCGCCGTCCTGGCCCGACGGCGTGGGGTGACCACACGCTGA
- a CDS encoding DNA repair helicase XPB — MNGPLIVQSDKTLLLEVDHERAGDCRRAIAPFAELERAPEHIHTYRVTPLGLWNARAAGHDAEQVVDALVEFSRYPVPHALLVDVAETMARYGRLQLVKHPTHGLVLETSDRPVLEEILRSKKVQPLVGARIDPDSVVVHPSERGQIKQVLLKLGWPAEDLAGYVDGEAHPMELEQNGWALRPYQEQAVEGFWHGGSGVVVLPCGAGKTLVGAGAMARAQATTLILVTNTVSARQWKHELVRRTSLTEDEIGEYSGTRKEIRPVTIATYQVLTTRRKGVYPHLELFDSRDWGLIVYDEVHLLPAPVFKFTADLQARRRLGLTATLVREDGRETDVFSLIGPKRFDAPWKEIESQGYIAPADCVEVRVNLTDSERLAYATAETDEKYRFCATTDSKRRVTEALVQRHAGQQTLVIGQYIDQLDELGAHIGAPVIKGDTSNAQREKLFDAFRRGEIQVLVVSKVANFSIDLPEATVAIQVSGTFGSRQEEAQRLGRVLRPKADGHEARFYSVVARDTVDQDFAAHRQRFLAEQGYAYRIVDATELLAGDDV; from the coding sequence GTGAACGGCCCGCTCATCGTGCAGAGCGACAAGACCCTGCTGCTCGAGGTCGACCACGAGCGGGCGGGCGACTGCCGTCGCGCCATCGCCCCGTTCGCCGAGCTGGAGCGCGCACCGGAGCACATCCACACCTACCGGGTGACGCCGCTGGGCCTGTGGAACGCCCGCGCGGCCGGTCACGACGCCGAGCAGGTCGTCGACGCGCTCGTGGAGTTCTCCCGCTACCCCGTGCCGCACGCCCTGCTGGTCGACGTCGCGGAGACGATGGCCCGCTACGGCCGGCTCCAGCTCGTCAAGCACCCCACGCACGGTCTGGTCCTGGAGACGAGCGACCGGCCGGTGCTGGAGGAGATCCTGCGGTCGAAGAAGGTGCAGCCGCTGGTCGGCGCCCGGATCGACCCGGACTCCGTCGTCGTGCACCCCTCCGAGCGCGGCCAGATCAAGCAGGTGCTGCTCAAGCTGGGCTGGCCCGCCGAGGACCTCGCGGGCTACGTGGACGGCGAGGCGCACCCGATGGAGCTGGAGCAGAACGGCTGGGCGCTGCGCCCGTACCAGGAGCAGGCCGTGGAGGGCTTCTGGCACGGCGGTTCCGGAGTCGTGGTGCTGCCCTGCGGCGCGGGGAAGACGCTGGTCGGCGCGGGGGCCATGGCCCGTGCGCAGGCCACCACGCTCATCCTGGTCACGAACACCGTCTCCGCCCGGCAGTGGAAGCACGAACTGGTGCGCCGCACCTCGCTCACCGAGGACGAGATCGGCGAGTACAGCGGCACGCGGAAGGAGATCCGGCCGGTCACCATCGCCACCTACCAGGTGCTGACCACCCGGCGGAAGGGCGTCTACCCGCACCTGGAGCTGTTCGACTCCCGCGACTGGGGTCTCATCGTCTACGACGAGGTGCACCTGCTGCCGGCGCCGGTCTTCAAGTTCACCGCCGACCTCCAGGCGCGCCGCCGTCTCGGCCTGACCGCGACGCTGGTGCGCGAGGACGGGCGGGAGACGGACGTCTTCTCCCTCATCGGCCCCAAGCGGTTCGACGCGCCGTGGAAGGAGATCGAGTCGCAGGGCTACATCGCGCCCGCCGACTGCGTCGAGGTGCGGGTGAACCTCACGGACTCCGAGCGGCTCGCATACGCGACCGCGGAAACGGACGAGAAGTACCGGTTCTGCGCCACCACGGACTCCAAGCGCCGCGTCACCGAGGCGCTGGTGCAGCGGCACGCGGGGCAGCAGACCCTCGTGATCGGCCAGTACATCGACCAGCTCGACGAACTCGGCGCGCACATCGGCGCCCCCGTGATCAAGGGCGACACCTCCAACGCGCAGCGCGAGAAGCTCTTCGACGCCTTCCGGCGCGGCGAGATCCAGGTGCTGGTGGTCTCCAAGGTCGCGAACTTCTCCATCGACCTCCCCGAGGCCACCGTCGCGATCCAGGTGTCCGGCACCTTCGGGTCGCGGCAGGAGGAGGCGCAGCGTCTCGGCCGGGTGCTGCGGCCCAAGGCCGACGGCCACGAGGCCCGGTTCTACTCGGTGGTCGCCCGGGACACCGTCGACCAGGACTTCGCCGCGCACCGGCAGCGCTTCCTGGCCGAGCAGGGATACGCGTACCGCATCGTGGACGCCACGGAACTGCTCGCCGGCGACGACGTCTGA
- a CDS encoding TetR/AcrR family transcriptional regulator — translation MAKKVDRARRREEILAAAVRVFARRGYAAARIDDVAREAGIAKGSVYLYFDGRESLLHAAFEAVAARSAELLREAAEGDGPAAGRLAALIRGAVTELSADRDLARVLLDIWAAGRDVDSPVDMAAAYRDYRAVVAALLEQAGAEGVPAEGAARAVAAPDAHAAVVVGALEGCLLQWLFDPAVDPAALAEPLVRLLVPGAGAGAGAGAWSGSGGDGRDHVDHERARNGAHRGASTP, via the coding sequence ATGGCGAAGAAGGTGGACCGCGCCCGCCGGCGGGAGGAGATCCTGGCGGCGGCCGTACGGGTTTTCGCCCGCCGCGGGTACGCGGCCGCGCGTATCGACGACGTGGCGCGCGAGGCGGGCATCGCGAAGGGCAGCGTCTACCTCTACTTCGACGGCCGCGAGTCGCTGCTCCACGCCGCCTTCGAGGCCGTCGCGGCGCGCTCGGCGGAACTGCTGCGGGAGGCCGCGGAGGGCGACGGTCCGGCGGCCGGACGGCTCGCCGCGCTGATCCGCGGCGCGGTGACGGAACTCTCGGCGGACCGCGACCTCGCACGGGTGCTCCTGGACATCTGGGCCGCCGGACGGGATGTCGACTCGCCGGTCGACATGGCCGCTGCGTATCGCGACTACCGGGCGGTCGTCGCCGCGCTGCTGGAGCAGGCGGGTGCGGAGGGGGTGCCGGCGGAGGGGGCGGCACGTGCGGTGGCGGCTCCCGACGCGCACGCGGCGGTGGTCGTGGGCGCCCTTGAGGGGTGCCTGCTCCAGTGGCTCTTCGACCCGGCGGTGGACCCGGCCGCCCTGGCCGAGCCGCTGGTGCGGTTGCTGGTGCCGGGTGCGGGTGCGGGTGCGGGTGCGGGTGCGTGGTCCGGGTCCGGCGGTGACGGCCGTGACCACGTTGACCACGAGCGCGCACGGAACGGTGCGCACAGAGGAGCGTCCACGCCGTGA
- a CDS encoding nitroreductase family deazaflavin-dependent oxidoreductase codes for MNPLKGGPPQGGWRRTVLRAPIPLYRWGLGALLGRRLVLLTHIGRKSGQPRQVCLEVVGRGEEPGSFVVASGYGERSQWFRNILAHPGVRYQVGGRKYEGTALPYAPEESGRRLAAYAERHPRTAAKLMDALGHAPKSAEEYAAIGADHAGGVPLVALRPSTGNRQAGAGFDGPL; via the coding sequence GTGAATCCCCTCAAGGGCGGTCCGCCGCAGGGCGGTTGGCGCCGCACGGTGCTGCGTGCCCCGATTCCCCTCTACCGGTGGGGCCTCGGGGCCCTGCTCGGCAGGCGCCTGGTCCTGCTCACCCACATCGGCCGGAAGAGCGGGCAGCCCCGGCAGGTCTGCCTGGAGGTCGTCGGACGCGGCGAGGAGCCGGGCAGCTTCGTCGTCGCCTCCGGCTACGGCGAGCGGTCCCAGTGGTTCCGGAACATCCTCGCCCACCCTGGTGTGCGGTACCAGGTGGGTGGCCGCAAGTACGAGGGCACGGCGCTGCCGTACGCGCCGGAGGAGTCCGGGCGCCGCCTCGCCGCGTACGCGGAACGGCACCCTCGTACGGCGGCCAAGCTGATGGACGCACTCGGGCACGCTCCGAAGTCCGCCGAGGAGTACGCCGCGATCGGCGCCGACCACGCAGGGGGCGTACCGCTGGTCGCGCTGCGGCCGAGTACCGGGAACCGACAGGCCGGTGCGGGCTTCGACGGCCCGCTGTGA
- a CDS encoding helicase-associated domain-containing protein, with amino-acid sequence MSQEQQPTAAAPSRTLADDLRGRDDAALAALLRTRPDLLSPVPGDLTQLATRAGTRASVVRAVERLDRFALQVAEALAAGPDPCGYEELRGLLTGIDGEEAAAVDRQLPRALALLRDRALLWGDDERLRLLRTARVILAPPPPAVSPTGLGPSLAEATAGISPGRMQDLLTANGLPATHDPVSALTELATLFTDRERMTALLAEHVPEDSAEVLSRLVWGPPYGTVDHRAPTPPVARLLHHGLLLPSGERTVVLPREVALHLRGGRAHRSLEPEPPQLVARREHPPRTVDATAAGQALTALATVEELCGGWETDPPGVLRAGGLGVRELKRTAVALDLPEPTAAFWVELALGAGLLASDGAVDETYAPTPAYDDWLRAAPGERWTWLVRAWLTGTRVAGLVGERDPKGRSLAALGPGLDRGPAPDVRHRVLSLLASAAPGTSPEPESVVARVTWERPLRAAATTGGTPRPRPRAASPPDAPDGDGTALRTRLVRWTLDEAELLGLTGRGALASYARPLTTPEADTWGPSLTARELTTALAEATSGLAPLLPEPLDHVLLQADLTAVAPGPLVRELSLALGVLADVESKGGATVYRFTPASVRRGLDAGRSASEIHAFLAAHSRTPVPQPLSYLVDDVARRHGRLRVGAASAYLRCDDETLLAEILADRRSAPIRLRLLAPTVAATTLPPDQLLARLRDMGYAPAAESAEGDVLLARPDAHRTPPRSAPDPVPDGPPVPDGALLTAAVRAIRAGDHAATAAHKPRIPAAAARPRDGEPPRTTSADTIATMQSAVLTGSALWIGYVNADGAASQRVIAPVRVEGGFVTAYDHTADQVRTYPLHRITGVAELAEG; translated from the coding sequence ATGAGTCAGGAGCAGCAGCCCACCGCCGCGGCGCCGTCCCGCACGCTCGCCGACGACCTGCGCGGCCGGGACGACGCGGCGCTGGCCGCGCTGCTGCGCACCCGCCCCGACCTGCTCTCCCCCGTCCCCGGCGACCTCACCCAGCTCGCCACCCGCGCCGGTACCCGCGCCTCCGTCGTCCGGGCCGTCGAGCGGCTGGACCGGTTCGCACTGCAGGTGGCCGAGGCGCTGGCGGCCGGCCCGGACCCGTGCGGCTACGAGGAGCTGCGCGGCCTGCTGACCGGCATCGACGGCGAGGAGGCGGCCGCCGTCGACCGGCAGCTGCCCCGGGCGCTCGCGCTGCTGCGAGACCGCGCTCTGCTGTGGGGCGACGACGAGCGGCTCCGGCTGCTCCGGACGGCCCGCGTGATCCTCGCTCCCCCGCCTCCCGCGGTCTCCCCCACCGGGCTGGGCCCCTCGCTCGCCGAGGCCACCGCCGGCATCTCGCCCGGCCGGATGCAGGACCTCCTCACCGCGAACGGCCTCCCCGCCACGCACGACCCGGTCAGCGCGCTCACCGAGCTGGCCACCCTGTTCACCGACCGGGAGCGCATGACGGCTCTGCTCGCGGAGCACGTGCCGGAAGACAGCGCGGAGGTGCTGTCCCGCCTGGTGTGGGGGCCGCCGTACGGGACGGTCGACCACCGGGCGCCGACCCCGCCCGTGGCCCGGCTGCTGCACCACGGCCTGCTGCTGCCGAGCGGGGAACGTACGGTCGTGCTCCCCCGCGAGGTCGCGCTGCACCTGCGCGGCGGCCGCGCGCACCGGTCGCTGGAACCGGAGCCTCCGCAGCTCGTCGCCCGGCGCGAGCACCCCCCGCGCACGGTGGACGCCACAGCCGCCGGCCAGGCCCTCACCGCGCTGGCCACCGTCGAGGAGCTGTGCGGCGGCTGGGAGACCGACCCTCCGGGCGTGCTGCGCGCCGGCGGCCTCGGCGTCCGCGAACTCAAACGCACCGCCGTCGCCCTCGACCTTCCCGAACCGACCGCCGCCTTCTGGGTCGAGCTGGCCCTCGGCGCCGGACTGCTGGCCTCCGACGGCGCCGTGGACGAGACCTACGCGCCCACCCCCGCGTACGACGACTGGCTGCGTGCCGCACCCGGCGAGCGCTGGACCTGGCTGGTCCGCGCCTGGCTGACCGGCACCCGCGTCGCCGGCCTGGTCGGCGAGCGGGACCCGAAGGGCCGCAGCCTCGCCGCCCTCGGGCCCGGTCTCGACCGGGGCCCCGCCCCGGACGTACGGCACCGGGTGCTGTCCCTGCTGGCCTCAGCGGCACCCGGCACCTCGCCGGAACCGGAATCCGTGGTCGCACGCGTCACCTGGGAGCGCCCGCTGCGCGCCGCCGCGACGACCGGCGGCACCCCGCGCCCCCGGCCCCGTGCGGCGTCGCCGCCCGACGCCCCGGACGGCGACGGCACCGCACTCCGCACGCGCCTGGTCCGCTGGACCCTCGACGAAGCCGAACTCCTCGGCCTCACCGGACGCGGCGCCCTCGCGTCCTACGCCCGCCCCCTCACCACCCCGGAGGCGGACACCTGGGGACCGTCCCTCACCGCCCGGGAACTCACCACCGCCCTCGCCGAGGCCACCTCCGGGCTCGCGCCGCTGCTGCCCGAGCCGCTGGACCACGTGCTGCTCCAGGCGGACCTGACCGCCGTGGCCCCCGGCCCGCTGGTACGCGAACTCTCCCTGGCCCTCGGTGTCCTGGCGGACGTGGAGTCCAAGGGCGGCGCCACCGTGTACCGCTTCACCCCCGCCTCGGTGCGCCGGGGACTGGACGCGGGCCGCAGCGCGTCCGAGATCCACGCCTTCCTCGCCGCCCACTCCCGCACGCCGGTGCCACAGCCGCTGTCCTACCTGGTGGACGACGTGGCCCGACGGCACGGACGGCTCCGCGTCGGCGCCGCCTCCGCATACCTGCGCTGCGACGACGAGACGCTGCTCGCCGAGATCCTCGCCGACCGGCGCTCCGCCCCGATCCGGCTTCGGCTGCTGGCCCCGACCGTCGCCGCGACCACCCTCCCGCCCGACCAACTCCTCGCCCGTCTACGGGACATGGGCTACGCTCCGGCTGCCGAGTCGGCGGAGGGCGACGTACTGCTCGCCCGGCCGGACGCACACCGCACGCCGCCGCGCAGCGCACCGGACCCGGTACCGGACGGCCCGCCCGTACCGGACGGCGCCCTGCTGACGGCCGCCGTGCGCGCCATCCGCGCCGGCGACCACGCGGCGACGGCGGCCCACAAGCCGCGGATCCCGGCCGCGGCCGCCCGCCCGCGCGACGGCGAGCCGCCGCGCACGACCTCCGCCGACACCATCGCCACGATGCAGTCCGCGGTACTCACCGGTTCCGCGCTGTGGATCGGCTACGTCAACGCCGACGGCGCCGCCAGCCAGCGCGTGATCGCACCGGTCCGGGTCGAGGGCGGCTTCGTCACCGCCTACGACCACACCGCCGACCAGGTGCGCACCTACCCCCTGCACCGCATCACCGGCGTCGCCGAACTCGCGGAGGGCTGA